One part of the Alligator mississippiensis isolate rAllMis1 chromosome 3, rAllMis1, whole genome shotgun sequence genome encodes these proteins:
- the GMPR gene encoding GMP reductase 1 isoform X3 yields MPRVDADLKLDFKDVLLRPKRSSLKSRSEVDLVRSFTFRNSKQSYTGIPIIVANMDTVGTFEMAEVMTKHSMFTAIHKHYSLEDWKLFAANHPECLEHVAVSSGSGQSDLERLTSIIEAIPLIKYICLDVANGYSEHFVEFVKNVRAKFPSHTIMAGNVVTGEMVEELILSGADIIKVGIGPGSVCTTRIKTGVGYPQLSAVIECADSAHGLKGHIISDGGCSCPGDVAKAFGAGADFVMLGGMFAGHDQCAGEIMEKNGRKVKLFYGMSSGTAMKKHSGGVAEYRASEGKTVEVPYRGDVENTILDILGGLRSTCTYVGAAKLKELSRRTTFIRVTQQHNQVFL; encoded by the exons GTAGATCTCGTGCGTTCCTTCACGTTCCGCAACTCTAAGCAAAGCTATACCGGGATCCCCATTATCGTGGCGAACATGGACACTGTGGGCACGTTTGAGATGGCAGAGGTTATGACTAAA CATTCAATGTTTACTGCTATCCACAAGCATTATTCTCTAGAAGACTGGAAATTGTTTGCAGCCAATCACCCAGAATGCCTTGAG caTGTAGCCGTGAGTTCAGGCAGTGGACAGTCTGACTTGGAGAGATTGACAAGTATCATAGAGGCCATTCCACTGATCAAATACATTTGCCTGGATGTGGCCAATGGCTATTCGGAGCACTTTGTGGAATTTGTGAAAAATGTCCGTGCCAAGTTTCCAAGTCACACCATCATG GCAGGTAATGTCGTGACAGGAGAGATGGTGGAGGAACTTATTCTTTCTGGAGCAGACATTATTAAAGTTGGTATTGGGCCCG gtTCTGTATGCACTACCAGGATTAAGACAGGTGTGGGCTACCCTCAGCTGAGTGCTGTGATCGAGTGTGCAGACTCAGCCCATGGCCTGAAGGGGCATATCATTTCA GATGGAGGCTGCAGCTGTCCAGGAGATGTCGCCAAAGCTTTTG GAGCTGGTGCAGATTTTGTCATGCTTGGGGGGATGTTTGCAGGCCATGATCAATGTGCTGGAgagatcatggaaaaaaatggaaggaaggTGAAGCTGTTCTATGGGATGAGCTCTGGTACAGCTATGAAGAAGCATTCAGGAGGAGTTGCTGAATACAG GGCTTCGGAAGGCAAGACCGTGGAAGTGCCTTACAGAGGGGATGTGGAAAACACCATCCTGGACATCCTGGGCGGGCTGCGCTCCACTTGCACGTACGTGGGAGCTGCCAAGCTCAAAGAGCTGTCCCGAAGGACAACATTTATCCGAGTCACCCAGCAGCATAACCAGGTGTTTTTGTAG
- the GMPR gene encoding GMP reductase 1 isoform X2, with translation MSCSDPREAASKADQRIQSEILILQNSVEILSDFSGNSLLSLRGNKLVDLVRSFTFRNSKQSYTGIPIIVANMDTVGTFEMAEVMTKHSMFTAIHKHYSLEDWKLFAANHPECLEHVAVSSGSGQSDLERLTSIIEAIPLIKYICLDVANGYSEHFVEFVKNVRAKFPSHTIMAGNVVTGEMVEELILSGADIIKVGIGPGSVCTTRIKTGVGYPQLSAVIECADSAHGLKGHIISDGGCSCPGDVAKAFGAGADFVMLGGMFAGHDQCAGEIMEKNGRKVKLFYGMSSGTAMKKHSGGVAEYRASEGKTVEVPYRGDVENTILDILGGLRSTCTYVGAAKLKELSRRTTFIRVTQQHNQVFL, from the exons AATACAGAGTGAAATCCTTATCCTACAGAATTCGGTGGAAATTTTATCAGACTTCAGTGGAAATTCACTGTTGAGCTTAAGAGGCAACAAACTG GTAGATCTCGTGCGTTCCTTCACGTTCCGCAACTCTAAGCAAAGCTATACCGGGATCCCCATTATCGTGGCGAACATGGACACTGTGGGCACGTTTGAGATGGCAGAGGTTATGACTAAA CATTCAATGTTTACTGCTATCCACAAGCATTATTCTCTAGAAGACTGGAAATTGTTTGCAGCCAATCACCCAGAATGCCTTGAG caTGTAGCCGTGAGTTCAGGCAGTGGACAGTCTGACTTGGAGAGATTGACAAGTATCATAGAGGCCATTCCACTGATCAAATACATTTGCCTGGATGTGGCCAATGGCTATTCGGAGCACTTTGTGGAATTTGTGAAAAATGTCCGTGCCAAGTTTCCAAGTCACACCATCATG GCAGGTAATGTCGTGACAGGAGAGATGGTGGAGGAACTTATTCTTTCTGGAGCAGACATTATTAAAGTTGGTATTGGGCCCG gtTCTGTATGCACTACCAGGATTAAGACAGGTGTGGGCTACCCTCAGCTGAGTGCTGTGATCGAGTGTGCAGACTCAGCCCATGGCCTGAAGGGGCATATCATTTCA GATGGAGGCTGCAGCTGTCCAGGAGATGTCGCCAAAGCTTTTG GAGCTGGTGCAGATTTTGTCATGCTTGGGGGGATGTTTGCAGGCCATGATCAATGTGCTGGAgagatcatggaaaaaaatggaaggaaggTGAAGCTGTTCTATGGGATGAGCTCTGGTACAGCTATGAAGAAGCATTCAGGAGGAGTTGCTGAATACAG GGCTTCGGAAGGCAAGACCGTGGAAGTGCCTTACAGAGGGGATGTGGAAAACACCATCCTGGACATCCTGGGCGGGCTGCGCTCCACTTGCACGTACGTGGGAGCTGCCAAGCTCAAAGAGCTGTCCCGAAGGACAACATTTATCCGAGTCACCCAGCAGCATAACCAGGTGTTTTTGTAG
- the GMPR gene encoding GMP reductase 1 isoform X1, translating to MPRVDADLKLDFKDVLLRPKRSSLKSRSENSVEILSDFSGNSLLSLRGNKLVDLVRSFTFRNSKQSYTGIPIIVANMDTVGTFEMAEVMTKHSMFTAIHKHYSLEDWKLFAANHPECLEHVAVSSGSGQSDLERLTSIIEAIPLIKYICLDVANGYSEHFVEFVKNVRAKFPSHTIMAGNVVTGEMVEELILSGADIIKVGIGPGSVCTTRIKTGVGYPQLSAVIECADSAHGLKGHIISDGGCSCPGDVAKAFGAGADFVMLGGMFAGHDQCAGEIMEKNGRKVKLFYGMSSGTAMKKHSGGVAEYRASEGKTVEVPYRGDVENTILDILGGLRSTCTYVGAAKLKELSRRTTFIRVTQQHNQVFL from the exons AATTCGGTGGAAATTTTATCAGACTTCAGTGGAAATTCACTGTTGAGCTTAAGAGGCAACAAACTG GTAGATCTCGTGCGTTCCTTCACGTTCCGCAACTCTAAGCAAAGCTATACCGGGATCCCCATTATCGTGGCGAACATGGACACTGTGGGCACGTTTGAGATGGCAGAGGTTATGACTAAA CATTCAATGTTTACTGCTATCCACAAGCATTATTCTCTAGAAGACTGGAAATTGTTTGCAGCCAATCACCCAGAATGCCTTGAG caTGTAGCCGTGAGTTCAGGCAGTGGACAGTCTGACTTGGAGAGATTGACAAGTATCATAGAGGCCATTCCACTGATCAAATACATTTGCCTGGATGTGGCCAATGGCTATTCGGAGCACTTTGTGGAATTTGTGAAAAATGTCCGTGCCAAGTTTCCAAGTCACACCATCATG GCAGGTAATGTCGTGACAGGAGAGATGGTGGAGGAACTTATTCTTTCTGGAGCAGACATTATTAAAGTTGGTATTGGGCCCG gtTCTGTATGCACTACCAGGATTAAGACAGGTGTGGGCTACCCTCAGCTGAGTGCTGTGATCGAGTGTGCAGACTCAGCCCATGGCCTGAAGGGGCATATCATTTCA GATGGAGGCTGCAGCTGTCCAGGAGATGTCGCCAAAGCTTTTG GAGCTGGTGCAGATTTTGTCATGCTTGGGGGGATGTTTGCAGGCCATGATCAATGTGCTGGAgagatcatggaaaaaaatggaaggaaggTGAAGCTGTTCTATGGGATGAGCTCTGGTACAGCTATGAAGAAGCATTCAGGAGGAGTTGCTGAATACAG GGCTTCGGAAGGCAAGACCGTGGAAGTGCCTTACAGAGGGGATGTGGAAAACACCATCCTGGACATCCTGGGCGGGCTGCGCTCCACTTGCACGTACGTGGGAGCTGCCAAGCTCAAAGAGCTGTCCCGAAGGACAACATTTATCCGAGTCACCCAGCAGCATAACCAGGTGTTTTTGTAG